A genome region from Pseudomonadota bacterium includes the following:
- a CDS encoding diaminopimelate epimerase: MSDHKKAKVRTFVKMHGTGNDFIVFDCLKASIANPAHAARKLCDRHFGIGADQMLLLVKSRKCDFGMRVFNADGSEADMCGNGIRCVAKYIKDARLSAKKELCIETLAGPRTVKGQGKVFQVDMGEPVMKGKDIPVNLSGRIVNRPLKTETKEFRITCVGMGNPHCVTFHENLEGVPIDKYGPMLEHYSIFPKRVNISFVNVVSKQEIQARVWERGSGMTLGCGTAACAATVASVLNGFTDRKVTVALPGGKLDIEWSQKDNHVYMKGPAETVFTGQIAV; this comes from the coding sequence ATGTCAGACCATAAAAAGGCAAAGGTGCGCACCTTCGTCAAGATGCACGGGACAGGCAACGACTTCATCGTGTTCGACTGCCTCAAGGCCTCCATAGCCAATCCGGCCCATGCGGCGCGCAAGCTCTGCGATCGGCACTTCGGCATAGGCGCGGACCAGATGCTCCTCCTCGTCAAGTCGCGCAAGTGCGACTTCGGCATGAGGGTCTTCAACGCGGACGGCAGCGAAGCGGACATGTGCGGCAACGGCATCCGCTGCGTAGCGAAATACATAAAGGACGCAAGGCTCTCCGCGAAGAAGGAGCTCTGCATCGAGACGCTCGCAGGGCCGCGCACCGTCAAGGGCCAGGGCAAGGTGTTCCAGGTCGACATGGGAGAGCCGGTGATGAAGGGCAAGGACATCCCGGTCAACCTCTCGGGGAGGATCGTCAACAGGCCGCTCAAGACCGAGACGAAGGAGTTCCGCATCACGTGCGTGGGCATGGGCAATCCGCACTGCGTGACCTTCCACGAGAACCTCGAGGGAGTGCCGATAGACAAGTACGGCCCCATGCTCGAGCACTACAGCATATTCCCGAAGCGTGTGAACATAAGCTTCGTGAACGTGGTGAGCAAGCAGGAGATCCAGGCCAGGGTCTGGGAGCGCGGCTCGGGCATGACGCTCGGATGCGGCACGGCCGCGTGCGCGGCGACCGTCGCCTCGGTGCTCAACGGCTTCACCGACCGGAAGGTCACGGTCGCGCTGCCGGGCGGAAAGCTCGATATCGAATGGAGCCAGAAGGACAACCACGTCTACATGAAGGGCCCTGCTGAAACCGTGTTCACAGGCCAGATCGCTGTCTGA